A genomic region of Alicyclobacillus sp. SO9 contains the following coding sequences:
- the cysK gene encoding cysteine synthase A: MVSKQRPKIAGDLTQLIGNTPLLRLNHISNETGAEVLAKLEYFNPLGSVKDRIGFAMIDAAEKTGQITPGVTTIIEPTSGNTGIALAFVSAAKGYRCILCMPETMSMERRNLLQALGAEIVLTEGSKGMKGAIAKAEELQQEISNAFIPQQFNNPANPEIHRNTTAVEIWEDTDGKVDVFVSGIGTGGTITGVGEVLRSRKSSLKVVAVEPSDSPVLSGGSSGPHKIQGIGAGFVPSVLNTKVYDEVVQVTNDAAFESSRQVSKTEGLLVGISSGAAIHAATQLARRPENKGKTIVVLLPDTGERYLSTTLYDTES, translated from the coding sequence ATGGTCTCGAAACAACGGCCAAAGATTGCAGGAGACTTGACCCAACTGATTGGTAATACGCCTCTTTTGCGCCTCAATCATATTAGTAATGAGACTGGCGCAGAAGTGTTGGCCAAACTTGAATACTTTAATCCGCTTGGAAGTGTGAAAGATCGCATTGGATTCGCCATGATTGACGCTGCAGAGAAAACCGGCCAAATTACTCCTGGAGTGACAACCATTATTGAGCCGACCAGTGGAAATACAGGGATTGCACTGGCATTTGTCTCTGCTGCCAAGGGCTACCGCTGCATTCTGTGCATGCCGGAGACAATGAGCATGGAACGCCGAAACTTGCTTCAAGCTCTGGGTGCCGAAATTGTACTAACGGAAGGTTCAAAGGGCATGAAGGGGGCAATTGCGAAAGCCGAAGAATTGCAACAGGAGATTAGCAACGCCTTCATTCCACAGCAATTCAACAATCCAGCTAACCCGGAGATTCATCGAAATACGACGGCCGTAGAAATATGGGAAGACACCGATGGAAAAGTAGATGTCTTTGTTAGCGGCATTGGGACTGGAGGTACCATCACAGGTGTTGGTGAAGTCCTAAGGTCCCGCAAGTCATCCCTGAAGGTGGTTGCGGTCGAACCCAGTGATTCACCTGTCTTATCTGGTGGAAGCTCTGGACCTCACAAGATTCAAGGTATCGGTGCCGGATTCGTGCCGTCCGTACTGAATACCAAGGTTTACGACGAAGTTGTGCAAGTCACGAATGATGCAGCCTTTGAATCATCCCGACAGGTGTCTAAAACAGAAGGTCTGCTTGTGGGCATCTCGTCAGGCGCCGCAATTCACGCAGCAACACAACTGGCACGCCGCCCTGAAAATAAGGGGAAGACCATAGTCGTGTTGTTGCCGGACACCGGTGAGCGTTACCTTTCTACGACACTCTATGATACTGAATCGTAA
- a CDS encoding dioxygenase: protein MIPSLFIAHGSPLLAIEDNEYTQFLQQLGHTLPRPKAIVLFSAHWVSGLQKVSEVAEYDTIYDFGGFPDELYQISYPAKGDLETARAVERLLDANNFASEVESQRGLDHGAWVILHHLFPEADIPVIAMSVNPRLSPSEQYRIGTSLAALRAKDVLVIGSGGTVHNLGALNWQANDADQWALEFDKWLEARLGDWNLKSLYAYESLAPSARLAVPPYGNEHFVPLFYAMGAADASRTAKLLHRSYQYGSLSQTVWQFG from the coding sequence GTGATTCCATCACTGTTTATTGCGCATGGCTCACCGTTACTAGCGATAGAAGACAATGAATACACGCAGTTTCTGCAACAGCTTGGCCATACTCTGCCGCGACCAAAGGCGATAGTCCTGTTTTCCGCGCACTGGGTTTCAGGATTGCAAAAGGTGAGCGAAGTTGCTGAATACGATACGATTTACGATTTTGGCGGATTTCCTGATGAATTGTACCAGATATCATATCCGGCCAAAGGAGACCTAGAAACAGCGCGTGCGGTTGAAAGGTTGCTTGACGCAAACAACTTTGCGTCTGAGGTTGAAAGCCAACGCGGGCTCGATCACGGTGCATGGGTCATCCTTCACCACCTTTTCCCAGAAGCAGACATTCCGGTCATTGCGATGTCTGTTAATCCAAGGTTGTCGCCCTCAGAACAATACCGAATTGGAACATCCTTAGCGGCGTTACGAGCGAAGGACGTTTTGGTCATTGGCAGCGGGGGAACGGTGCACAATTTAGGCGCCTTGAACTGGCAGGCGAACGACGCGGACCAATGGGCCCTTGAATTCGATAAGTGGCTGGAAGCCCGCTTGGGAGATTGGAACCTCAAGTCTCTCTATGCGTATGAATCCTTAGCGCCTAGTGCGAGACTTGCTGTTCCTCCCTATGGTAATGAACACTTTGTACCTCTGTTTTACGCCATGGGAGCAGCAGACGCCAGTCGGACTGCGAAACTGTTGCATCGCAGTTATCAGTATGGGAGCTTGAGTCAGACCGTCTGGCAGTTTGGTTGA
- a CDS encoding APC family permease, with product MAGNGGFKKRLSLVDLTLLGIGSIIGSGWLFGALHGAVDAGNLAWLAWLFGAVAVILIGLVYAELAAAMPRAGGFVRYPQYTHGSLVGWIVGFASMLAYSSVAGVETDAFRQYAAGWIPGLETGHGDVTLLGIVVQILLLVVFFLINYWSVQVFGKINTIVTFFKFIVPIIIIIMLFTHMHAANFSQGGAKYPGLQGVMVAVTGAGIVFSYLGFRQSVDFGAEAKRPQRDIPLAIILSVSIGAVLYLLLQFAFIAAVPSKFLAHGWAGLSFDQPYANIASALGMVWLSSLVFADATISPSGTGNIYMAGTARVLFAWAKKGIFYSVFGKVDQRTGIPRGAMWLSLFLSIAWILPNWQALKFSQWGVLIGAVTSATVLTYMIGPISQASMRKTNPDMPRPFMLKGWKFWSPVAFIFATWIIYWSGFTIDALLVSMTMGSLILYFAFMDRDKEWHKKLKTEWKAAVWLIVYYIFIFGMTRIGSFGPVGKDGKVHALIGSPWDTLIVAGAALLFYYWGVASALPQAQIDTDDEEDEVMRTMEV from the coding sequence ATGGCTGGCAACGGGGGTTTTAAAAAGAGATTATCTTTGGTTGATCTTACCTTGCTGGGAATTGGGTCAATCATCGGATCAGGGTGGCTGTTCGGTGCTCTGCACGGAGCTGTAGATGCAGGAAACTTAGCTTGGCTTGCGTGGCTATTTGGCGCAGTAGCAGTTATTTTAATTGGTTTGGTTTATGCAGAATTGGCTGCAGCGATGCCTCGCGCGGGGGGATTTGTAAGGTATCCTCAGTACACGCACGGGTCGTTGGTTGGCTGGATTGTTGGTTTCGCTTCAATGCTCGCGTACTCAAGTGTTGCAGGTGTTGAAACGGACGCATTTCGTCAGTATGCAGCGGGGTGGATTCCTGGACTTGAGACAGGCCATGGAGATGTAACCCTTCTCGGTATCGTAGTTCAAATTCTTCTGTTGGTTGTATTTTTCCTTATTAACTATTGGAGCGTTCAAGTTTTTGGGAAAATCAATACGATTGTTACGTTTTTCAAGTTTATTGTACCTATCATCATTATCATCATGCTGTTTACACATATGCATGCGGCGAACTTCTCTCAAGGCGGAGCGAAGTATCCTGGGTTGCAAGGTGTAATGGTAGCCGTCACTGGCGCAGGAATCGTTTTCTCATATTTAGGATTTAGGCAATCTGTTGATTTTGGTGCAGAAGCAAAGAGGCCACAGCGCGATATTCCGTTGGCGATTATTTTGTCAGTGTCTATCGGTGCAGTCTTATATCTGTTGCTGCAGTTTGCATTTATTGCAGCTGTGCCTTCGAAATTCCTGGCACATGGGTGGGCTGGTTTGTCGTTTGACCAACCTTATGCCAATATCGCCAGCGCACTAGGAATGGTGTGGTTGTCAAGTCTGGTGTTTGCTGATGCTACCATTTCTCCAAGTGGTACAGGTAACATCTATATGGCTGGTACGGCACGTGTTCTCTTTGCTTGGGCAAAGAAAGGTATCTTCTACTCTGTGTTTGGCAAGGTCGATCAGAGGACGGGTATTCCCAGAGGTGCGATGTGGCTCTCATTATTCCTCTCTATCGCCTGGATTCTCCCGAACTGGCAGGCACTGAAGTTCAGCCAATGGGGTGTTCTCATCGGCGCTGTAACTTCTGCAACCGTGTTAACCTACATGATTGGGCCTATCTCTCAGGCGTCGATGAGGAAGACAAATCCCGACATGCCGCGTCCGTTCATGTTAAAGGGATGGAAATTCTGGTCACCAGTGGCCTTCATTTTCGCAACTTGGATTATCTACTGGTCCGGATTTACGATTGACGCACTGTTGGTTTCCATGACGATGGGTTCATTGATTCTGTACTTTGCGTTCATGGATCGCGATAAGGAATGGCACAAAAAGCTGAAAACCGAGTGGAAAGCAGCCGTTTGGTTGATTGTCTACTACATCTTCATCTTTGGCATGACGCGCATTGGTTCATTCGGTCCGGTGGGCAAGGATGGAAAGGTACACGCTTTGATTGGAAGTCCGTGGGATACTTTGATTGTGGCTGGTGCTGCTCTCCTCTTCTACTATTGGGGCGTAGCTAGTGCATTGCCGCAGGCGCAAATTGACACGGACGATGAAGAAGACGAAGTTATGCGGACAATGGAGGTTTAA
- a CDS encoding HD domain-containing protein has translation MRDLLASPQHLLEYVLDGMVEGLFLLDKDLAIQYMNESAMQIVDGVSRDDDYLGQYFYDYVKVEPIGSEDGRTPYLLECLETGKSVTGVIREYPNGKVVSINVVPIIVEGEDRGLMITMEDITKIVDIEKELDMAFALTLPNSKVEYKMKNTVEYRDEYHPETHQIEITGIIHDGGYRHVVNSLKILSSFAAQGVTKVIGIDKDELVRAIIFHDLGKAQVDLHTGAVVDPKEVFEDGKLHAFRSAELAKHYYHQSDDVIEIIRYHHHGEHELPESFPWRLLPMFRLFQLIDGISAAITRGDVEVSFAVKDSTIYVTERNSRPEYNGSWQCNLYSGERSRVALLNVPQGIVHRSL, from the coding sequence TTGAGAGACTTACTTGCTAGTCCCCAACACCTTTTGGAATATGTGTTGGATGGGATGGTAGAGGGACTTTTTCTTTTGGATAAAGACCTTGCTATTCAATATATGAACGAGTCTGCAATGCAAATTGTCGATGGTGTTTCGAGGGACGACGACTACCTGGGGCAATACTTCTATGACTATGTTAAGGTCGAGCCGATTGGATCAGAGGATGGACGTACACCGTATCTTCTAGAGTGCTTGGAGACGGGGAAATCGGTTACTGGTGTAATTCGCGAATATCCCAATGGGAAGGTTGTCTCCATCAACGTCGTCCCAATTATTGTAGAAGGCGAAGACCGAGGTCTTATGATTACCATGGAAGATATCACGAAAATTGTTGATATTGAGAAAGAACTGGACATGGCCTTTGCGCTAACGCTGCCAAATAGTAAGGTTGAGTACAAAATGAAAAACACGGTCGAATATCGCGATGAATATCATCCTGAAACCCATCAAATTGAAATTACGGGAATTATCCATGACGGCGGATATCGGCACGTGGTTAACAGTCTAAAAATCCTTTCATCGTTTGCGGCGCAAGGGGTCACGAAAGTGATTGGCATTGATAAGGATGAACTGGTACGAGCTATCATTTTTCACGATCTCGGTAAAGCACAAGTTGACCTCCACACGGGGGCTGTGGTTGACCCTAAGGAAGTCTTTGAGGATGGTAAGCTGCACGCTTTTCGGAGTGCAGAACTGGCAAAACACTATTATCATCAGTCGGACGATGTAATAGAAATTATTCGCTATCATCACCACGGTGAGCATGAATTGCCTGAATCTTTTCCGTGGCGACTATTACCGATGTTCCGTTTGTTTCAGCTCATTGATGGGATTTCAGCCGCAATTACCCGCGGCGACGTAGAAGTCAGTTTTGCCGTTAAAGATTCTACGATATATGTTACGGAACGGAATTCCAGACCAGAGTATAATGGGTCTTGGCAGTGTAATCTCTACTCTGGAGAACGCAGCCGGGTTGCTCTGCTGAATGTACCACAGGGTATTGTACATAGGAGTTTGTAA
- a CDS encoding DinB family protein, with product MITQRPLPEESDNPYLQLLPDGDLIEVFVNQKEDMKRLFAGLSDEGAEYQYNAGKWTIKEVLGHLTDTERVMTYRLLCAARGDITPMASFDEEFYVVQGAFQRRKLQDVLSEWLTAREATISLLKSLGPEEIQRHGTFKGRPNTALMAACIIPAHVIHHIKILQERYGLG from the coding sequence TTGATTACTCAAAGACCATTGCCTGAGGAGTCAGACAATCCCTATTTGCAACTGTTGCCAGACGGAGACCTCATAGAGGTCTTCGTAAATCAAAAGGAAGACATGAAGCGCCTCTTCGCAGGATTATCGGATGAAGGGGCAGAGTATCAGTACAACGCAGGAAAATGGACTATCAAAGAGGTCCTTGGACATCTAACCGATACGGAACGTGTCATGACCTATCGTCTCCTGTGTGCGGCTCGGGGCGATATAACACCGATGGCCTCTTTTGACGAGGAGTTCTACGTTGTTCAAGGAGCTTTCCAAAGACGGAAACTGCAAGATGTGCTGAGTGAATGGCTGACGGCAAGGGAAGCTACGATCTCGCTGCTAAAATCCCTAGGACCTGAAGAAATACAACGACACGGGACTTTTAAAGGAAGACCTAATACGGCGCTGATGGCAGCATGTATCATCCCGGCGCATGTGATACACCACATTAAAATTCTTCAGGAACGCTATGGGTTAGGATGA
- a CDS encoding class I SAM-dependent methyltransferase — protein MDGNNSSKQRVQVQFGRTAKEYVVSQEHATGPDLALAIEWLEPVSSDVVLDIATGGGHVAKLLAPFVKNVIVTDLTEIMLETAQNHLTESGVKNAQYVLADAEALPFLKSSFDIVTCRIAAHHFPNPKKFIQEVARVLRPNGRFVFIDNVAPDDTALADFINLVETIRDSSHVRCLPVVEWIQLFEEQGLSLVRTTLRKKVHPFSSWVNRMAQTDAHRSAVSQILREAPTDAQSQFDIVKEDGSVTSFSTHQWAALAVKER, from the coding sequence ATGGACGGGAATAATTCAAGTAAGCAACGTGTTCAAGTTCAATTTGGACGAACCGCAAAAGAGTACGTTGTGAGTCAGGAGCATGCGACTGGGCCTGATCTCGCCCTTGCCATTGAGTGGCTTGAGCCTGTGTCTAGTGACGTCGTGCTTGACATTGCCACGGGCGGTGGCCATGTAGCAAAGTTGTTGGCACCTTTCGTGAAAAATGTAATAGTGACTGATCTGACTGAGATTATGCTTGAGACGGCCCAAAATCACCTGACTGAGAGCGGTGTAAAGAATGCGCAGTATGTGTTGGCGGATGCCGAAGCGCTTCCGTTTCTGAAAAGCTCGTTTGACATCGTCACCTGTCGCATCGCAGCTCATCACTTTCCCAATCCGAAGAAATTCATTCAAGAAGTGGCCCGCGTACTGCGTCCAAACGGAAGATTTGTCTTTATTGATAACGTCGCCCCCGATGACACGGCATTAGCTGATTTCATTAACTTGGTTGAAACGATTCGTGACAGCAGTCATGTCAGGTGTCTTCCCGTCGTTGAGTGGATACAGTTATTCGAAGAGCAAGGGTTGTCACTAGTCAGAACCACTCTTCGAAAGAAAGTGCATCCGTTTTCGTCTTGGGTCAACCGAATGGCTCAAACGGATGCGCACCGATCTGCTGTCTCCCAAATTTTGCGTGAGGCTCCGACTGACGCTCAGAGTCAATTTGACATCGTCAAAGAGGACGGGTCCGTCACAAGTTTTTCCACTCATCAATGGGCCGCGTTGGCTGTTAAGGAGCGGTAA
- a CDS encoding alpha/beta-type small acid-soluble spore protein, with the protein MATGQRSNTHVVKQATKALEQMKYEVAQELGIQVPQDGYWGTMTTRDTGSIGGNITRKLVALAEQQLSNRM; encoded by the coding sequence TTGGCGACTGGACAAAGAAGCAATACTCATGTCGTAAAGCAAGCAACAAAGGCACTGGAACAAATGAAGTATGAAGTTGCACAAGAACTTGGCATTCAAGTACCGCAAGACGGCTATTGGGGAACCATGACGACCCGTGACACCGGTTCAATCGGCGGAAACATCACCAGAAAACTTGTTGCGCTGGCTGAACAACAACTATCCAATCGTATGTAA
- a CDS encoding L,D-transpeptidase, which produces MSKKFWFVGLSLLPAAALVVGGLHVRRDLLNRKAARNVSIAKSKWEAAKGVQLTFNEPLDAVTWSVNGRTSTIRFMKPATSVWLKTSFPQGKKSTIKVRSVETTYKQHIAENWRLSDILPASMKVVTNPGPWQLNVPRKGPYTVQFSAPIQNRTKATQDISFAPNISGKWVWENADTAAFYPAHEVAPAAQEKMLINSGKTGPISTSGQYLSTSVTRNFITASNEKIVVREKLPETLTLYKNGKAIFHSLCNTAVKGAHTPLGQFYIRTKYLHVDMKGVNPNGTHYNDPNVPWVMGLIGSIAIHGFPRASYGFPQSNGCVELPVKIAKKLYSMVKVGTPVEITKS; this is translated from the coding sequence ATGAGTAAAAAATTTTGGTTTGTTGGATTATCCCTGTTACCCGCCGCCGCGCTAGTTGTAGGCGGACTACATGTAAGACGTGATTTGTTAAACCGAAAGGCCGCAAGAAATGTCTCTATTGCGAAGTCGAAATGGGAAGCAGCAAAAGGTGTGCAGTTAACATTTAATGAACCCCTTGACGCTGTGACGTGGTCAGTCAACGGAAGAACCAGTACAATTCGTTTCATGAAACCCGCAACGTCTGTTTGGCTAAAAACGTCCTTTCCTCAAGGAAAGAAGTCAACGATTAAGGTGCGGAGCGTCGAAACAACCTATAAACAACATATCGCGGAAAACTGGAGACTGTCCGATATACTTCCTGCCTCAATGAAAGTCGTTACGAACCCCGGCCCTTGGCAATTGAACGTACCGCGCAAGGGTCCGTATACTGTTCAGTTTAGCGCCCCGATTCAGAATCGGACCAAAGCTACTCAGGATATCTCGTTTGCACCCAACATATCAGGAAAATGGGTTTGGGAGAATGCAGACACCGCAGCCTTCTACCCAGCTCATGAAGTAGCACCTGCAGCACAAGAAAAGATGCTGATTAACAGCGGTAAAACCGGTCCCATAAGTACCTCTGGACAGTATCTGTCCACTTCTGTCACACGTAACTTTATTACTGCTAGTAATGAAAAAATTGTGGTTCGAGAGAAACTTCCTGAAACCCTGACCCTCTATAAAAATGGGAAGGCTATTTTTCATTCGCTATGCAACACTGCTGTAAAAGGGGCTCACACCCCACTCGGTCAGTTCTATATCCGAACAAAGTATCTCCATGTTGATATGAAAGGAGTGAACCCTAACGGGACACACTACAACGATCCGAACGTACCTTGGGTCATGGGACTTATCGGGAGTATAGCCATACACGGGTTCCCGCGTGCTTCCTATGGATTCCCGCAGAGCAATGGATGTGTAGAACTCCCTGTTAAGATTGCAAAAAAATTATATAGTATGGTGAAGGTTGGCACCCCTGTAGAAATTACAAAATCGTAG
- a CDS encoding SDR family oxidoreductase: protein MERLTNKVAIVTGASRVKGIGTAICRELAGEGADIFFTHWSKYDQRMQYYSEDDAHWSERLKNEIRRQGVRCESMELDLSRPDAPRKLLNEVHKTLGTPSILVNNATHSVDVDFRSMTSEILDNHYSVNVRGTLLLTVEFARQIEGKHGGRIINMVSGQDKSPEPGNLAYVATKGAVSAFTKSVALELAVHGITVNAVDPGPTNSGWMSRELKEFLLPKFPLGRIGEPRDAAKLIAFLASDESEWITGQIIHSDGGFW, encoded by the coding sequence GTGGAGCGATTAACGAACAAAGTTGCAATTGTCACCGGAGCCAGCAGAGTAAAAGGAATCGGGACGGCAATATGTAGAGAATTGGCCGGAGAAGGAGCCGATATTTTCTTCACGCATTGGTCCAAGTATGACCAACGCATGCAGTATTACAGTGAGGATGATGCTCACTGGTCAGAGCGTTTAAAGAACGAGATAAGAAGGCAAGGCGTCCGCTGCGAATCAATGGAATTGGATCTATCGCGTCCAGATGCACCAAGAAAACTGCTGAACGAAGTGCATAAGACACTAGGCACTCCATCGATTCTTGTTAACAATGCGACGCATTCCGTCGATGTGGATTTCCGTTCAATGACTTCAGAAATTCTCGACAATCACTATAGTGTTAATGTAAGAGGCACATTACTTTTGACCGTAGAGTTTGCTCGTCAAATAGAGGGCAAGCACGGCGGGAGAATTATTAATATGGTGTCGGGACAAGACAAATCGCCTGAGCCAGGAAATTTGGCCTACGTAGCGACAAAGGGAGCGGTATCCGCTTTTACCAAATCCGTCGCACTTGAATTGGCCGTGCACGGAATTACAGTCAACGCGGTAGACCCAGGGCCAACAAACTCCGGTTGGATGAGTCGTGAACTCAAAGAGTTTTTATTGCCGAAGTTTCCATTGGGCCGAATCGGGGAACCTCGCGATGCAGCGAAGTTAATTGCTTTTCTCGCCAGCGATGAATCTGAATGGATTACAGGGCAAATTATCCATTCGGATGGGGGCTTTTGGTAA
- a CDS encoding metalloregulator ArsR/SmtB family transcription factor gives MDAFENMAEIYKALGDKTRLHMLALLAKNELCVCELVAILEMSQPSVSQHLRKLKQAGLVKERKTAQWVFYSLHEATFPLLKETVDLLPDVSEEVEQLQSQGLRVQCNI, from the coding sequence ATGGATGCCTTTGAGAATATGGCAGAAATCTACAAAGCTCTCGGTGATAAGACTCGCTTGCACATGTTGGCTCTGTTAGCGAAAAATGAACTCTGTGTGTGTGAACTCGTAGCGATTTTAGAAATGTCGCAGCCTAGCGTTTCTCAACACCTCCGAAAGCTGAAGCAAGCGGGTCTTGTCAAAGAGAGGAAAACTGCGCAGTGGGTTTTCTATTCTCTCCATGAGGCAACCTTTCCTCTTCTTAAGGAGACGGTCGATTTGTTGCCAGACGTGTCCGAAGAGGTTGAACAGCTTCAGTCACAGGGACTTCGAGTTCAGTGCAACATTTAA
- a CDS encoding ArsA family ATPase: MPFTYDKMPAHLILPQHGKRRRIFLAGKGGVGKTTLASTTAMFAANSGFKTLLVTTDPAAHIGNVFDETVTSVPRQLSESNLWLVRIDPKMAFDAYRNQVLESLEQQFQDSATVHRVSEELNSPCTEEVAVFQEFLDFLLSDAFDVTVFDTAPTGHTVRLLQLSWDYEHELEYKDAFTAETAALDNAQLDKMHTAIRTLQDKDETGMLFVTLPESTPIAEMDKAISDLERTHIYTQGIIVNQVLPKEAATSRLFGKRLELQMRHISRLKERSNYQNIAIATLQDDEIIGVDLLQRFANEMIGS; this comes from the coding sequence ATGCCGTTCACCTATGATAAGATGCCTGCTCATTTAATTCTGCCACAGCACGGGAAGAGACGGAGAATTTTCTTGGCCGGAAAAGGCGGTGTCGGAAAAACGACGCTGGCGTCAACGACCGCGATGTTTGCAGCAAATTCAGGATTTAAGACGTTGCTTGTTACAACCGATCCCGCTGCTCACATCGGAAACGTCTTCGACGAAACTGTGACTTCGGTTCCTCGTCAACTCTCGGAATCAAACCTGTGGCTGGTCAGAATTGACCCAAAGATGGCATTTGACGCCTATCGCAATCAAGTGCTGGAATCCCTCGAACAGCAGTTTCAAGACAGCGCAACAGTTCATCGTGTCAGTGAAGAACTGAATTCTCCCTGTACGGAAGAAGTGGCCGTCTTTCAGGAGTTTCTTGACTTCCTGTTGAGCGACGCTTTTGACGTGACAGTGTTTGATACAGCGCCCACCGGACACACAGTTCGTTTGTTGCAGTTGTCATGGGACTATGAACACGAGCTAGAGTATAAGGATGCCTTCACGGCGGAAACTGCAGCTTTGGATAATGCTCAATTGGATAAGATGCATACAGCCATTCGTACGCTGCAGGATAAAGATGAAACAGGGATGTTGTTCGTCACCTTGCCGGAATCGACGCCCATTGCAGAAATGGATAAAGCAATTTCGGACTTGGAGCGGACTCATATTTACACGCAGGGCATCATCGTGAACCAAGTGTTGCCGAAGGAGGCAGCTACAAGCCGCTTGTTCGGAAAGCGATTGGAATTGCAAATGAGGCATATTTCCCGACTGAAAGAACGCAGCAACTATCAAAACATTGCTATTGCCACTCTGCAAGACGATGAAATTATTGGCGTAGACCTGTTGCAGCGATTTGCCAATGAAATGATTGGAAGCTGA
- a CDS encoding alpha/beta fold hydrolase — protein MAEATTQRKHSVTLPDGRKLDVVEAGNERDPAVIVHNGTPSGAGLFREHIADAVKKGLRIVSYGRPGYGNSTRHPGRSVASAAQDTADLADALGIGRFVTWGISGGGPHALASAALLGNRVAAAASLAGVAPFDAQGLNFLEGMGEDNIEEFGAAVKGEEALRDYLQPQVPEMLGQSPQAIAEHMSSLLSAPDRAVFTGTFGEQLASIMQSALNSGINGWLDDDLAFAKNWGFSLSSIQVPLQIWQGEHDLMVPFSHGRWLAEAIPQADVHLSPEDGHLTVWVNRVPEVHTWLAEHLA, from the coding sequence TTGGCTGAAGCAACAACACAAAGGAAGCACAGTGTTACACTTCCTGATGGACGAAAACTGGATGTCGTCGAAGCTGGGAATGAACGTGATCCGGCTGTGATAGTTCACAATGGAACACCTTCCGGCGCTGGACTGTTTCGAGAGCATATCGCGGATGCCGTTAAAAAGGGGCTTCGGATTGTGAGCTACGGCAGACCGGGTTATGGAAACTCGACGCGTCATCCAGGTCGGAGCGTGGCGTCAGCCGCTCAAGATACGGCTGACTTGGCGGACGCGCTTGGTATTGGGCGATTTGTAACGTGGGGAATTTCAGGAGGCGGACCCCATGCCCTCGCCAGTGCGGCATTGTTGGGCAATCGCGTGGCGGCAGCTGCCTCGTTGGCTGGCGTCGCTCCATTTGATGCACAAGGATTAAATTTCTTAGAAGGCATGGGCGAAGACAACATCGAGGAGTTCGGTGCCGCTGTTAAGGGAGAAGAAGCACTTCGGGACTATTTGCAACCTCAGGTGCCTGAAATGCTGGGACAGAGCCCACAGGCTATTGCCGAGCATATGAGTTCACTCCTGAGCGCGCCAGACAGGGCGGTGTTTACAGGCACGTTTGGTGAACAGCTTGCTTCAATCATGCAGAGTGCCCTGAACAGCGGCATTAATGGGTGGCTGGACGATGATTTGGCATTTGCGAAGAACTGGGGCTTCTCTCTTTCCAGCATTCAAGTTCCGTTGCAGATTTGGCAGGGGGAACACGACTTGATGGTGCCTTTTAGTCACGGAAGATGGTTGGCCGAGGCAATACCCCAAGCTGATGTGCACCTGAGTCCCGAAGACGGCCATTTAACTGTGTGGGTCAATCGCGTGCCAGAGGTTCATACATGGCTCGCTGAGCATTTGGCATAG